The Psychrobacillus sp. FSL K6-2836 nucleotide sequence TTATACTTGTGTCAAAAGCTTGCTGCACAGCTTGGCTTAGGGCTAACTTTAACTTCAAAATCAGGAGAAGGCACAATGGTTAGCATTATTTTTCCCTTAGGAAGCGTAAATTTAATGAATTGATTTTTTGGTGTGACGGATTTATGGCAATAGCTATAAATCCGTTTTTTTATGCCTAACCTAACCTTGCAAAAATGTAACTTTAATAAAACAAAAACGAATATGTCCTCCTAGTGACTATTGATAAGATGTGTATAAGAAATCAAATTAGGAGGAATTGAAATGAAAAAAATAGTAATCACAATATTGGCAGCCTTATTTTTATTCGCTGGAGTTTTCTTTACGTACGAATACATCACGGATCAAAAGATTGTAGATGGTGTTGTGTCAAAAAGTATCGATGGCAAGGGAAAACCTGTAGATATAACAACTGAGTTCTCACCAGATGATACGATTTATTTTGGTGCGAAAGCTAACAGATTTTGGATAAAAAAAGCAGAAGTCGTATGGTATAAAGGTGAAATTGCAACAGCAAACAGATTGTTAGTTGAGGAAGGAATTGAGCTTAACAAAGCGGGATACTTTACTACCGAGCTATCTGTTCCGGAAGGCCTTGATGAAGGTCATTATAGTGTTACGATTTATGTAGATGGTAAGAAGATTCGAGAAACAGACACCGAATTTGATATTAAAAAATAGAGAAATATGCGTAAACGACTATTTAAAAAGCTCATAAAACATATGGAGGAAAAGTAATGCAAACTATACTAAACGTTGAAAAAATTGAAAAGTATTATGGCAATAAAGGCAATATAACAAAGGCTATTAATAATATAAGCTTCCGTGTTGAAAAGGGAGAGTTTGTAGGAATAATGGGTCCATCTGGAAGTGGCAAAACGACACTCCTAAATTGTGTATCAACTATTGATACTGTGACGACTGGTCACATAATTATAAATAATAAAGATATTACAGCTCTTAAGAAAAAAGCATTGGAAGACTTCAGACGTGATGAATTAGGTTTTATCTTCCAAGATTTTAACCTTCTAGATACACTGACTGCTTACGAAAATATAGCTTTGGCCTTAACTATTCAAAACAGGAATATTAAAGAAATAGATCGACTGATAAAAAAAGTTGCGGATAAACTTGAAATTACTGAAATACTTAGCAAATATCCCTTTCAAATCTCTGGAGGGCAAAAGCAAAGAGTAGCATCCGCAAGAGCTTTGGTTACAGAGCCTTCTCTAATTTTAGCCGACGAGCCTACTGGTGCCTTGGATTCGAAATCTGCAAGATTACTTTTAGATTCATTTGAAAAGCTGAACAAAGAACTTCATTCGACAATACTAATGGTTACCCATGATGCGTTTACAGCAAGTTATGCTAATAGAATTTTGTTTATAAAAGATGGACGGATTTTCAATGAATTAATACGTGGGGATGACTCAAGAAAGGAATTCTTCAATAAAATCATTGAAGTGGTAACTTTGCTTGGAGGAGATATTGGCCATGTTCTCTAAAATAGCAATTAATAACGTAAAAAGAAGCTTTAAAGATTATTCAATCTATTTTCTTACGCTAACCTTTGCAGTTTGTATATTTTACAGTTTCAATTCGATTGATGATCAAACTGCCATGCTTGAAATGAGTAAAAGTACTGCAAACTTTATGGCAACACTAAATAACCTCATCGCAGGGACATCCATATTTGTATCTTTTGTTCTCGGTGGGTTAATCATTTATGCGAATAATTTTTTAATAAAAAAGCGAAAAAAAGAACTAGGCATATATATGACTTTAGGAATGTCAAAGAGAAAAATTTCAAAAATATTTATCTTTGAAACGCTGTTGATAGGCTTCATCTCCCTAGCGGTTGGAATAATATTCGGAATTTTAGTATCACAGGGTATGTCCGTTATTACAGCGCAACTTTTGGCGGTAGACATAGACCAGTATAAATTTATGATTTCAATTAGTGCTATGGTTAAATCTATTGTATATTTTGGAATCATATTCCTCCTTGTGATGATCTTCAATCAAGTAACAATTTCTAAATACAAATTGATTGATATGCTAAATGCTTCAAAGAAAAATGAAGAAGTGAAGCTGAGCAACACTTTAGTCTCAATGGTTATATTTATTTTATCAGTGATCCTTTTGGTAAATTCGTATATCCTCATACAAAAGAATGGGTTAAATTCGGAAGGTGCTTTACTGATCGTTATTGTTTTGATGGGAGTAATAGGTACGCTGTTATTCTTTTTGAGTCTTTCCAATTTCTTTATCCATATTGTACAAAAGAGAAAAAGAATCTATCTAAAAGGGTTAAATGTTTTTATCTTAAGGCAGATCAATAACAAAATTAATACGAACTTCCTATCGATGTCTGCAATATGTCTTATGCTTTTTTTAACCATTACACTTTTGTTTACAATGTTTGGTTATAAAGGTATTTACGATAAAATGTTAGAGGGAAATACTTCTTTTGATGCTTCTTCTTGGCTTATGACGGACGAAGAGCAAAAGGTAAATGATATTGAAGAATATTTAGAGATAGTGAACTTTGAGTTTGAAGACTATGAAAAACATTCATTTTATAGTGTATATGAACTTAACCTTACTTTAGAGAACTTGTTATTTGATTATTTGAGTGAGCAGGAGATAATCGATTTTAGGGAAAACTATATGGATGGTCCTTTATCTGCAATGAAAATATCAGACTATAATTCAAACCTAAAGCTTAAAGGACAAGAGCCTATTGATTTAAAGGATAATGAGGTTTTAGTTGTATCGAACTATGCGCAGATTAATGGTGCATTGGATGCCTTTATGGAA carries:
- a CDS encoding ABC transporter ATP-binding protein; translated protein: MQTILNVEKIEKYYGNKGNITKAINNISFRVEKGEFVGIMGPSGSGKTTLLNCVSTIDTVTTGHIIINNKDITALKKKALEDFRRDELGFIFQDFNLLDTLTAYENIALALTIQNRNIKEIDRLIKKVADKLEITEILSKYPFQISGGQKQRVASARALVTEPSLILADEPTGALDSKSARLLLDSFEKLNKELHSTILMVTHDAFTASYANRILFIKDGRIFNELIRGDDSRKEFFNKIIEVVTLLGGDIGHVL
- a CDS encoding ABC transporter permease, with product MFSKIAINNVKRSFKDYSIYFLTLTFAVCIFYSFNSIDDQTAMLEMSKSTANFMATLNNLIAGTSIFVSFVLGGLIIYANNFLIKKRKKELGIYMTLGMSKRKISKIFIFETLLIGFISLAVGIIFGILVSQGMSVITAQLLAVDIDQYKFMISISAMVKSIVYFGIIFLLVMIFNQVTISKYKLIDMLNASKKNEEVKLSNTLVSMVIFILSVILLVNSYILIQKNGLNSEGALLIVIVLMGVIGTLLFFLSLSNFFIHIVQKRKRIYLKGLNVFILRQINNKINTNFLSMSAICLMLFLTITLLFTMFGYKGIYDKMLEGNTSFDASSWLMTDEEQKVNDIEEYLEIVNFEFEDYEKHSFYSVYELNLTLENLLFDYLSEQEIIDFRENYMDGPLSAMKISDYNSNLKLKGQEPIDLKDNEVLVVSNYAQINGALDAFMENENQITIENKIYTIKNDAPIEENILTTGTIIDFFFLIIPDSFTADLHLASTGFNVIYDESHAEKSEEKFSNLFETISGNTYIEDKFILVFGNTIDQVHTRVHGSTATIVFFGVYLGIIFLISSAAVLALQQLSDASESLERYKSLKKIGVTEKQINKAILIQTFIYFMVPLGLAIIHSIVGIVVVNEIFRTYSQSIIGSSLFMIAFALVIIYGGYFYATYVSFKNIVRNSN